In Halobaculum rubrum, the following are encoded in one genomic region:
- a CDS encoding 2-phospho-L-lactate guanylyltransferase translates to MPDIVDALVPFSPDRPKTRLSDTLDPEERRAFAEAMLSDVLAALDGAGFVPRLLTTEATGRDVPETVDDRPLTEAVNAALDAHVPGPDSPLAVVMADLALATPRAIARLGVDGERGGGGTADSAGDGTGVSNADADAGAADVAIAPGRGGGTNALLVRHPEFRVDYHGASYLDHLRVARDIDASVREVDSRRLATDIDERADLTEVLLAGDGAARDWLVDAGFRLDAGGGRVSVERMPK, encoded by the coding sequence GTGCCCGACATCGTCGACGCGCTCGTTCCGTTCTCTCCCGATCGCCCGAAGACCCGGCTCTCGGACACGCTCGATCCCGAGGAGCGACGCGCGTTCGCCGAGGCCATGCTGTCGGACGTGCTCGCGGCGCTCGACGGGGCGGGCTTTGTGCCGCGGCTGCTCACAACCGAGGCCACCGGCCGCGACGTGCCCGAGACGGTCGACGACCGGCCGCTCACCGAGGCGGTGAACGCCGCGCTCGACGCGCACGTCCCCGGCCCCGATTCGCCGCTGGCGGTCGTGATGGCGGATCTGGCGCTGGCGACGCCGCGGGCGATCGCGCGCCTGGGCGTCGACGGCGAGCGTGGTGGCGGCGGCACTGCTGACAGCGCCGGCGACGGTACCGGTGTCAGCAACGCCGACGCCGACGCCGGCGCCGCCGACGTGGCGATCGCGCCGGGTCGCGGCGGCGGAACGAACGCGCTGCTCGTTCGCCACCCCGAGTTCCGCGTCGACTACCACGGCGCCTCCTACCTCGATCACCTGCGTGTGGCTCGCGATATCGACGCGAGCGTCCGCGAGGTAGACTCCCGACGGCTGGCGACCGATATCGACGAGCGCGCGGATCTGACGGAGGTGCTGCTCGCGGGCGACGGCGCCGCCCGCGACTGGCTCGTGGATGCCGGGTTCAGACTGGACGCCGGCGGCGGGCGGGTGTCGGTCGAACGAATGCCGAAATAG
- a CDS encoding alpha/beta hydrolase, with product MTDIDTSGVDGPHGGQPVRHAGADLGEATAAVVMVHGRGATARSILGMAGEFDTDSVAYLAPSASRNTWYPNSFMEEMPTNQPHLDSALGFVGSVVDAAADAVGHERVLLLGFSQGACLSSEWVARNARRYGGLVGFSGGLIGPEGTPREYDGDLDGTPVFLGCSDVDPHIPLERVTETTEVLSGLGADVDERIYEGMGHGVNEDELAAATELVASLEHAGE from the coding sequence ATGACCGACATCGACACCAGCGGGGTCGACGGCCCCCACGGCGGCCAGCCCGTTCGCCACGCCGGCGCCGACTTGGGCGAGGCGACGGCGGCGGTCGTGATGGTCCACGGCCGCGGCGCGACCGCCCGCAGCATCCTCGGGATGGCCGGCGAGTTCGACACCGACTCGGTCGCCTACCTCGCCCCGTCCGCCAGCCGCAACACCTGGTACCCCAACTCGTTCATGGAGGAGATGCCCACGAACCAGCCACACCTCGACTCCGCGCTCGGGTTCGTCGGCAGCGTCGTCGACGCCGCCGCCGACGCCGTCGGCCACGAGCGCGTGCTCCTGCTCGGCTTCTCGCAGGGCGCGTGCCTCTCCTCGGAGTGGGTCGCGCGCAACGCCCGCCGGTACGGCGGCCTCGTCGGCTTCTCCGGCGGGCTGATCGGCCCCGAGGGGACGCCCCGCGAGTACGACGGCGACCTCGACGGCACGCCGGTTTTCCTCGGCTGCTCGGACGTGGACCCCCACATCCCGTTGGAGCGCGTGACGGAGACGACCGAGGTGCTCTCCGGGTTGGGTGCGGACGTGGACGAGCGCATCTACGAGGGGATGGGCCACGGCGTCAACGAGGACGAACTCGCCGCCGCGACGGAGCTGGTGGCGAGCCTCGAACACGCGGGCGAGTAG
- the cofG gene encoding 7,8-didemethyl-8-hydroxy-5-deazariboflavin synthase subunit CofG, whose amino-acid sequence MFPGAEEYGIEIAVADREVERLLSVTPDDVDAAPELTFARNVFVPLTTACRYTCTYCTYYDVPGEASLLSPEEVRERCRVGADAGCTEALFTFGDKPDDRYTGIHDQLAEWGYDSIVAYHERACEIALEEGLLPHSNPGDLTEAEFRRLRDVNASMGVMLETTADVDAHAGGRRKTPGQRLNTIRAAGEARVPFTTGILVGIGEEWRDRAESLLAIRALHERYDHVQEVIVQPVTPNERSDFEGPSRATMRRVTAMARAALPPEVSVQSPPNLAPVGDLLDCGVDDLGGVSPVTDDYINPEYAWPALDELRQIADSGGVPLHERLPTHERFLPEEHRRAGFDGDPAPGRWLHGRIPAALGDESLHGERFRGVARRDAPLSV is encoded by the coding sequence GTGTTCCCCGGGGCCGAGGAGTACGGCATCGAGATCGCGGTCGCCGACCGCGAGGTCGAGCGGCTGTTGTCGGTCACGCCCGACGACGTCGACGCGGCGCCGGAACTCACGTTCGCCCGGAACGTGTTCGTCCCGCTGACGACCGCCTGCCGGTACACCTGCACGTACTGCACCTACTACGACGTGCCCGGCGAGGCGAGCCTGCTGTCGCCCGAGGAGGTGCGCGAGCGGTGCCGCGTCGGCGCCGACGCCGGCTGTACGGAGGCGCTGTTCACCTTCGGCGACAAGCCGGACGACCGCTACACCGGGATCCACGACCAGTTGGCGGAGTGGGGATACGACTCGATCGTCGCGTACCACGAGCGCGCCTGCGAGATCGCCCTCGAGGAGGGGCTGCTCCCGCACTCGAACCCCGGCGATCTCACGGAGGCCGAGTTCCGCCGCCTCCGCGACGTGAACGCCTCGATGGGCGTGATGCTGGAGACGACCGCCGACGTGGACGCCCACGCCGGGGGCAGGCGGAAGACGCCCGGCCAGCGGCTGAACACGATCCGCGCCGCGGGGGAGGCGCGCGTCCCCTTCACGACGGGCATCCTCGTCGGCATCGGCGAGGAGTGGCGCGATCGGGCCGAGTCGCTGCTGGCGATCCGCGCGCTTCACGAGCGATACGACCACGTGCAGGAGGTGATCGTCCAGCCCGTGACGCCCAACGAGCGCTCCGACTTCGAGGGCCCCTCGAGAGCGACGATGCGGCGGGTGACGGCGATGGCGCGCGCCGCGTTGCCGCCGGAGGTGTCGGTGCAGTCGCCGCCGAACCTCGCGCCCGTCGGTGACCTGCTCGACTGCGGCGTCGACGATCTGGGCGGCGTCTCGCCCGTGACGGACGACTACATCAACCCGGAGTACGCGTGGCCCGCCCTCGACGAACTCCGCCAGATCGCCGACTCGGGCGGCGTCCCGCTGCACGAACGCCTCCCGACCCACGAGCGCTTCCTGCCCGAGGAGCACCGGCGCGCCGGCTTCGACGGCGACCCCGCGCCGGGACGCTGGCTCCACGGCCGGATCCCCGCGGCGCTCGGCGACGAGAGCCTCCACGGGGAGCGCTTCCGCGGCGTCGCCCGACGCGATGCGCCGCTGTCGGTGTGA
- a CDS encoding mechanosensitive ion channel family protein, with translation MYGVTSTVTGLALQIDTGAVVARLGGYATNVIGFVLGFVLTYLLGKLILMPLAHRVLNRRGFDRTVLSLADSVLAALVVVLAISIGFMAAGFPRFLTAVATLGGALALAIGFAAQDLIGNFVAGVFIIKDKPFEVGDWIEWSDNAGRVEDIDLRVSRVRTFDNERVTVPNGELANNAITNPVAYDTLRQKFVFGIGYDDDIDHATDCILEEAEGVDGILDDPAPSVRVTELGDSAVGLQSRFWIDEPDRGDFVRVRSAYVQAVKERFDAEGIDMPYVHRQLTGEVEVLESVAGDAVEAVDTPAATDGEGDGD, from the coding sequence ATGTACGGCGTGACATCGACGGTCACCGGACTCGCGCTGCAGATCGACACCGGGGCGGTCGTCGCCCGACTGGGCGGTTACGCGACGAACGTGATCGGCTTCGTCCTCGGGTTCGTGCTCACCTATCTCCTCGGCAAGCTGATCCTGATGCCGCTCGCCCACCGGGTGTTGAACCGTCGCGGCTTCGACCGCACCGTGCTCAGCCTCGCGGACAGCGTGCTGGCCGCGCTGGTGGTGGTGCTCGCGATCTCGATCGGGTTCATGGCCGCCGGCTTCCCGCGGTTCCTCACCGCGGTGGCGACGCTGGGCGGCGCGCTCGCGCTGGCGATCGGCTTCGCAGCACAGGACCTCATCGGCAACTTCGTCGCGGGCGTGTTCATCATCAAGGACAAGCCCTTCGAGGTGGGCGACTGGATCGAGTGGAGCGACAACGCGGGCCGCGTCGAGGACATCGACCTGCGCGTCTCCAGGGTGCGCACCTTCGACAACGAACGCGTCACCGTCCCGAACGGCGAACTCGCGAACAACGCGATCACCAACCCCGTCGCCTACGACACGCTGCGTCAGAAGTTCGTCTTCGGCATCGGCTACGACGACGACATCGACCACGCGACCGACTGCATCCTCGAGGAGGCCGAGGGCGTCGACGGCATCCTCGACGACCCCGCCCCCTCGGTGCGCGTCACCGAGCTCGGCGACTCGGCGGTCGGCCTCCAGAGCCGCTTCTGGATCGACGAGCCCGACCGCGGCGACTTCGTGCGCGTCCGCTCGGCGTACGTGCAGGCGGTGAAGGAGCGCTTCGACGCGGAGGGGATCGACATGCCGTACGTCCACCGCCAGCTCACCGGCGAGGTGGAGGTGCTGGAGTCCGTCGCCGGCGACGCGGTCGAAGCCGTCGACACGCCGGCGGCGACGGACGGCGAGGGCGACGGGGACTGA
- the uppS gene encoding polyprenyl diphosphate synthase, with translation MRSRLETLFDNTYERVLRREIGDGPDHVAIIQDGNRRYARSRGDDAPDGHRAGADTTERVLDWCADLGVEELTLYAFSTENFDRPEEELDPLFDLLEDKLREFADADRVHEQGVCIRALGDVERLPERVRDAVEYAEARTAGYDDFTLNIALAYGGRNELLGAVRAVARDVADGDLAAADVGVAEVESRLYRRPVRDVDLIIRTGGDERTSNFLPWHANGNEAAAYFCSPYWPEFSKVDFLRSIRTYEAREESWRRTRAKRAAALVRSLAEVELGEARAVAARLRDRLPGDATDEELNEALESGAAGETAD, from the coding sequence CTGCGCTCGCGCCTCGAAACGCTGTTCGACAACACCTACGAGCGCGTGCTGCGCCGAGAGATCGGCGACGGGCCGGACCACGTCGCGATCATCCAGGACGGGAACCGCCGGTATGCCCGCAGTCGCGGCGACGACGCGCCCGACGGCCACCGCGCGGGCGCCGACACCACAGAGCGGGTGCTCGACTGGTGTGCGGATCTCGGCGTCGAGGAGCTCACGCTGTACGCCTTCTCGACGGAGAACTTCGACCGGCCCGAGGAGGAGCTGGACCCGCTGTTCGACCTGCTGGAGGACAAGCTCCGGGAGTTCGCCGACGCCGACCGCGTCCACGAACAGGGCGTGTGTATCCGCGCGCTCGGCGACGTGGAGCGGCTTCCCGAACGCGTCCGCGACGCCGTCGAGTACGCCGAGGCGCGCACCGCCGGCTACGACGACTTCACGCTGAACATCGCGCTGGCGTACGGCGGCCGCAACGAACTGCTCGGGGCGGTCCGGGCGGTCGCCCGCGACGTGGCCGACGGCGACCTCGCCGCCGCCGACGTGGGCGTCGCCGAGGTGGAGTCGCGGCTGTACCGCCGGCCCGTCCGCGACGTGGACCTCATCATCAGGACCGGCGGCGACGAGCGCACCTCGAACTTCCTGCCGTGGCACGCCAACGGCAACGAGGCGGCGGCGTACTTCTGCTCGCCGTACTGGCCGGAGTTCTCGAAGGTCGACTTCCTGCGCTCCATCCGCACCTACGAGGCGCGCGAGGAGTCGTGGCGCCGCACCCGAGCGAAACGGGCCGCCGCGCTCGTGCGGTCGCTCGCGGAGGTCGAACTCGGCGAGGCGAGGGCTGTCGCCGCCCGCCTGCGCGACCGACTCCCGGGCGACGCGACCGACGAGGAACTGAACGAGGCGCTGGAGAGCGGCGCCGCGGGCGAGACGGCCGACTGA
- a CDS encoding undecaprenyl diphosphate synthase family protein, protein MGLYDAYLGVRHRRNPGDPPAHVALVITERDLLEQGAYDTLESFLGWTFEYGAERVTVSVSVLDEAVVDTLARELADVDAPRSIAVRTPEDTARADAPIRVNIGLGGKREFVDAVRDIAAAVEAGDIDPDEVAEADIEDRLIFPEEPDLVIKTGAERLSDFLIWQSVYSELYFTDVNWRDFRKRDYLRAVLDYQNRQRRFGT, encoded by the coding sequence GTGGGACTCTACGACGCGTACCTCGGCGTGCGCCACCGCCGCAACCCCGGCGACCCGCCCGCCCACGTCGCCCTCGTCATCACCGAACGCGACCTGCTCGAACAGGGGGCCTACGACACGCTGGAGTCGTTTCTCGGCTGGACGTTCGAGTACGGCGCCGAGCGCGTCACAGTCTCCGTCTCGGTGCTCGACGAGGCGGTCGTCGACACCCTCGCTCGCGAACTGGCGGACGTCGACGCTCCCCGTTCGATCGCGGTTCGGACGCCCGAGGACACCGCCCGCGCGGACGCGCCGATCCGGGTGAACATCGGCCTCGGCGGGAAACGCGAGTTCGTCGACGCCGTCCGCGATATCGCCGCGGCCGTCGAGGCCGGCGATATCGACCCCGACGAGGTCGCGGAGGCCGACATCGAGGACCGCCTGATCTTCCCCGAGGAGCCGGATCTGGTGATCAAGACGGGCGCAGAGCGGCTCTCGGACTTCCTCATCTGGCAGTCGGTGTACTCGGAACTGTACTTCACCGACGTGAACTGGCGGGACTTCCGGAAACGGGACTACCTCCGGGCGGTGCTGGACTACCAGAACCGCCAGCGACGGTTCGGAACGTAA
- a CDS encoding DUF92 domain-containing protein has protein sequence MRHRLRRAGAFAVVASAVLAAPALGPAAAAPFAAVAVLAAFVVDEGRFFELFARPGDYEDRRLNGLAGFALAATALGVLTALPQSPMPVTVYAASVLSLTYGVLGREFVRESTGDEFATTTAFTVAAFAAATLGQAAVAVAADSFAVAALPTYVFLAATAALVAALLRSVLFPRDDPIVVVSVGFLLWLLSALVAAGGVVVTPTLVAAGLTLTVGLGVVSYVLETASVSGMLTGVLLGFATVVLGGIGWFVVLISFFAIGGLAAKFRFEEKNARGVAEGNDGARGAGNVLGNAGVALCSVVAFAAARAVVPDTTLPTLIAFAFAGSVAAAMADTLSSEFGGLFDAPRLVTTLRPVDPGTDGAITWQGEVAGVAGAGAVGGLAALAMPLGGSATTDGLAGLAAAGVPLAVPVAAAVTGAGFVGMTVDSLLGATVEGDRIGNQGVNTLATLSGALAAVVLAVVAGAAPVPSPATLGALADALASVAAIVVHVPPVLPT, from the coding sequence GTGAGACACCGACTCCGGCGCGCGGGGGCGTTCGCCGTCGTCGCCTCGGCGGTGTTGGCCGCGCCGGCGCTGGGGCCGGCCGCCGCCGCGCCGTTCGCCGCCGTCGCCGTCCTCGCGGCGTTCGTCGTCGACGAGGGTCGGTTCTTCGAGCTGTTCGCCCGCCCGGGCGACTACGAGGACCGCCGACTCAACGGGCTCGCGGGGTTCGCGCTCGCGGCGACCGCCCTCGGCGTGTTGACCGCGCTCCCGCAGTCGCCGATGCCGGTCACCGTGTACGCCGCGAGCGTGCTCTCGCTGACGTACGGCGTCCTCGGGCGCGAGTTCGTCCGCGAGTCCACCGGCGACGAGTTCGCCACGACGACCGCGTTCACGGTCGCGGCGTTCGCGGCCGCGACGCTCGGCCAGGCAGCCGTCGCCGTCGCCGCCGACTCGTTCGCGGTCGCGGCGCTCCCGACGTACGTGTTCCTCGCGGCGACCGCCGCGCTCGTGGCCGCACTCCTCCGCTCGGTGCTGTTCCCCCGCGACGATCCGATCGTTGTCGTGTCGGTCGGGTTCCTCCTGTGGCTGCTGTCGGCGCTCGTTGCCGCCGGCGGGGTCGTCGTCACGCCGACGCTCGTTGCCGCCGGCCTCACGCTCACCGTCGGGCTCGGCGTCGTCTCGTACGTGCTCGAGACCGCGTCGGTCTCGGGAATGTTGACGGGCGTACTGTTGGGCTTCGCGACCGTCGTGCTCGGCGGGATCGGCTGGTTCGTCGTGCTCATCTCGTTTTTCGCCATCGGCGGACTCGCCGCGAAGTTCCGGTTCGAGGAGAAGAACGCTCGCGGCGTCGCCGAGGGCAACGACGGCGCTCGCGGCGCCGGCAACGTCCTCGGCAACGCCGGGGTCGCGCTGTGCTCGGTGGTCGCGTTCGCGGCCGCGAGGGCGGTCGTGCCGGACACCACCCTCCCGACGCTGATCGCGTTCGCGTTCGCCGGCTCGGTCGCGGCTGCGATGGCCGACACGCTCTCCTCGGAGTTCGGCGGGCTGTTCGACGCGCCGCGGCTGGTGACGACGCTGCGGCCGGTCGACCCCGGCACCGACGGGGCGATCACCTGGCAGGGGGAGGTCGCGGGCGTCGCCGGCGCCGGGGCGGTCGGCGGGCTGGCGGCGCTGGCGATGCCGCTGGGCGGCTCTGCGACGACGGACGGCCTCGCGGGCTTGGCGGCCGCCGGCGTACCGCTCGCGGTTCCCGTGGCCGCCGCCGTCACCGGCGCGGGGTTCGTCGGCATGACGGTCGACAGCCTGCTGGGCGCGACCGTCGAGGGCGACCGGATCGGCAATCAGGGGGTGAACACGCTCGCGACGCTGTCGGGCGCGCTCGCGGCCGTCGTGCTCGCGGTCGTCGCCGGCGCTGCGCCGGTTCCGTCGCCGGCGACGCTCGGGGCGCTCGCGGACGCGCTCGCGTCGGTCGCGGCGATCGTCGTTCACGTACCGCCGGTCCTGCCGACGTGA
- a CDS encoding GNAT family N-acetyltransferase — protein sequence MTIRRGRPADEPAVRRLQRLLHEPSTTLCSHGLRTGEALVDETAEGVVVGYLLPVAGDGVHVAELVVHPDYRREGRATRLLQRLLARVDGRVTLLVAADNDGARRLYESLEFRPTARRPGFYDDGTDAILLAREPRSTGATDQTDDER from the coding sequence GTGACGATCCGACGGGGGCGACCGGCCGACGAGCCGGCCGTTCGAAGGCTCCAGCGGCTGCTTCACGAGCCGAGCACGACGCTGTGCTCGCACGGCCTGCGGACCGGGGAGGCCCTCGTCGATGAGACGGCCGAGGGCGTCGTCGTCGGCTACCTGCTCCCGGTCGCCGGCGACGGCGTCCACGTCGCCGAGCTCGTCGTCCACCCCGACTACAGGCGGGAGGGGCGGGCGACCCGGCTCCTCCAGCGGCTTCTCGCCCGCGTCGACGGCCGCGTCACCCTCCTCGTCGCCGCCGACAACGACGGCGCGAGGCGCCTGTACGAGTCGCTCGAGTTTCGCCCGACTGCGCGGCGTCCCGGCTTCTACGACGACGGGACGGACGCGATACTGCTGGCTCGCGAGCCTCGGAGCACCGGAGCCACGGATCAGACCGACGACGAGCGGTAG
- a CDS encoding VTT domain-containing protein: MNRRALVGGLVAGAVVVAVAVGSPNAVLDRLAWVTADPWRLLAVLVALAVVRPLVAWPVTLLAVVAGYGFGLSAIPLSLGAMVLTSIPPYLFARRGRGAGGALAGADRISTAVNDLLDRAVGAGERAVSVAGGTRSVAASRLLPFPSDAVSVAAGLAGVRAGPFVLGSAIGELPWAVAGTVAGASAGRVAEVGLDGVLDPWLIGAAALGGLLLLAGPAYRHYRSSSV; this comes from the coding sequence GTGAACCGTCGCGCGCTCGTCGGCGGCCTCGTCGCCGGCGCGGTGGTGGTCGCGGTCGCGGTCGGCTCCCCGAACGCCGTGCTCGACCGCCTCGCGTGGGTCACCGCCGATCCGTGGAGGCTTCTCGCGGTGCTCGTCGCACTGGCGGTCGTTCGTCCGCTGGTCGCGTGGCCGGTGACGCTGTTGGCGGTCGTCGCCGGCTACGGCTTCGGGCTGTCGGCGATCCCCCTGTCGCTGGGCGCGATGGTACTGACCTCGATCCCGCCGTACCTGTTCGCCCGTCGCGGGCGCGGCGCGGGCGGCGCGCTCGCCGGCGCCGACCGGATCTCGACGGCCGTCAACGACCTCCTCGACCGCGCCGTCGGCGCCGGCGAGCGCGCCGTCTCCGTCGCGGGGGGGACCCGCTCGGTCGCCGCCTCCCGGCTGCTCCCGTTCCCCTCCGACGCCGTCTCCGTCGCCGCCGGCCTCGCGGGCGTCCGCGCCGGTCCGTTCGTCCTCGGGAGCGCGATCGGGGAACTCCCGTGGGCCGTCGCCGGCACCGTCGCGGGCGCCTCCGCCGGGCGCGTCGCCGAGGTGGGCCTCGACGGCGTGCTCGACCCGTGGTTGATCGGCGCGGCGGCGCTCGGCGGCCTCCTCCTCCTCGCGGGACCGGCGTACCGACACTACCGCTCGTCGTCGGTCTGA
- a CDS encoding DUF5830 family protein translates to MTPGDDAPARTREGTVALGVELLEHLEDDELPLPELIDRLETVTTSPAVTRDVLEEAERRGVIDREDAIVRVHGSGFVRFDSQVVRREGDFSCRRCGATITTGHFVRLDAGELGPFGSSCVRKVTGRDS, encoded by the coding sequence GTGACACCGGGCGACGACGCGCCGGCGCGAACCCGCGAGGGGACTGTCGCGCTCGGGGTGGAGCTGCTGGAACATCTCGAGGACGACGAGCTTCCGCTCCCCGAGCTGATCGACCGGCTTGAGACCGTGACGACGAGCCCGGCGGTCACTCGCGACGTGCTCGAGGAGGCCGAGCGCCGCGGGGTCATCGACCGCGAGGACGCGATCGTTCGCGTCCACGGGTCGGGGTTCGTCCGGTTCGACTCGCAGGTCGTCCGTCGGGAGGGGGACTTCTCGTGTCGCCGCTGCGGTGCGACGATCACGACCGGTCACTTCGTCCGGCTCGACGCCGGCGAACTCGGGCCGTTCGGCTCCTCGTGTGTTCGGAAGGTGACCGGCCGGGACTCGTGA
- a CDS encoding DUF7115 domain-containing protein: MSLPELVRGELGEEDPVARVHLGGDDELFVTPTRTLIYRADGLLSDESIEELPHDAERVAVSESRRKAKFTLKYGLDGDRSFSVPRGSLDEVLHPVLAGVLSAAGITEAGETVERTFRFSELTLVVTSARIVKHIGAAVWDDDYEEFHYDDVADLTFEEGSVATTLVLTADGRQERFKAPSDSARAIKEVLTNALLAHYDVGSFEEFRALSAAAAGEDDADDPVDRTDFGGGPDPLSTDPAAVDTDAGTRNEPLVDDEEPGAADAVRGDTATDTGMSAPSGTAGAAGTTAATELHGAADPGEADERAVGADDGEGFGDTGFEPAEPTDDVAEEVAALRALVERQGEQLERQTELIEQLIEELRRGR; the protein is encoded by the coding sequence ATGAGTTTGCCGGAACTGGTTCGGGGGGAACTGGGCGAGGAGGACCCCGTCGCCCGCGTCCACCTCGGCGGGGACGACGAGCTGTTCGTCACCCCGACCCGCACGCTGATCTACCGCGCGGACGGGCTGCTCTCCGACGAGTCCATCGAGGAGCTACCTCACGACGCCGAGCGCGTCGCCGTCTCCGAGTCGCGTCGGAAGGCGAAGTTCACCCTCAAGTACGGCCTCGACGGCGACCGCAGCTTCTCGGTGCCGCGCGGCTCCCTCGACGAGGTCCTCCACCCCGTGCTCGCGGGCGTCCTCTCGGCGGCCGGGATCACCGAGGCCGGCGAGACCGTCGAGCGCACCTTCCGCTTCTCCGAGCTCACCCTCGTGGTCACGTCAGCCCGGATAGTCAAGCACATCGGCGCGGCCGTCTGGGACGACGACTACGAGGAGTTCCACTACGACGACGTGGCCGATCTCACGTTCGAGGAGGGGAGCGTCGCCACCACGCTCGTGCTCACCGCCGACGGGCGCCAAGAGCGGTTCAAGGCGCCCAGCGACAGCGCCCGGGCGATCAAGGAGGTGCTGACGAACGCGCTGTTGGCCCACTACGACGTCGGCTCCTTCGAGGAGTTCCGCGCGCTCTCGGCGGCCGCCGCCGGCGAGGACGACGCCGACGATCCGGTCGACCGGACGGACTTCGGCGGCGGCCCCGACCCGCTGTCGACCGATCCCGCGGCCGTCGACACCGACGCCGGCACCCGCAACGAGCCCCTCGTCGACGACGAGGAGCCGGGCGCGGCCGACGCAGTACGCGGAGACACGGCCACGGACACCGGAATGAGCGCGCCCTCGGGGACAGCCGGCGCCGCAGGGACAACGGCCGCGACGGAACTGCACGGAGCGGCCGACCCGGGCGAAGCGGACGAGCGAGCGGTCGGCGCCGACGACGGCGAGGGCTTCGGCGACACCGGCTTCGAGCCCGCCGAGCCCACCGACGACGTTGCCGAGGAGGTGGCTGCCCTCCGAGCGCTCGTCGAGCGGCAGGGCGAACAGCTCGAACGCCAGACCGAGCTGATCGAGCAGCTGATCGAAGAGCTGCGGCGCGGTCGCTGA